The genomic interval tttacacgatatgatgttagatgattatggttccattgttatatgcttatgatatgaaatacatgtttgtgagtaggaaaggatcttactaagcatgTGTGCTTataacttactttccttgtaccgcagataaaggcaaggaatggatgaactaagggagccgcaggagaggcaaagagatgtgtgtggtggtggctcggctaagataaataaaagacctgcttatgtttatttatgttaatgtttcgcatgacttcatgatacttATTTATGTTTATGATAGAATATGACATCGTGACTTcattcaaaaaaaaacaaaaaaaaatataaatgaattcttccgctgtgttactttagaaaaagaaatattaatatgcatgtatgttccccttgtaagtaaagtaaccccaccctactagcaggaggggcgggcgttacatctgCTATGGATCGCGGCAGAAAAGAACCCGCTTCTGCTAGGGCTCGCGGCAAGAGGGGACTCGCGGCGACAGGAGGGGGAGAAGTCGGGGGTGAACTTCGCACTGGCAGGAGCGGGAGAGGTCGGGGGTGAACTTCACAGCGGCAGAAGGGGGAGAGGTCGGGGGTGAATGCTGCGGCGGTAGGAGGAGACTCGCGAAGTCATGGCGGCTAGGGTTGCAGCGCGTTTTGTTTCCCCTCCTTAAGCAGCGAGTCACTTGTATTTGCCTTGGATGACGTGGCAGCACCACGACAACTTCACCGCACGCAGCCGCAGCAAACACGCCGCAACATACATCCTCtatatgtgtgtgtatatatatatatatatataattgagtttttaaatttgGACGGCAGATTAAACTTGGAAATAATATTGCTAgtttaaaaaacctttttaagCTATAAGCTATTTATCAGTTTAAAATAATATTGCTAGTTTCTTTAATTAACAAACCATAAGCATAAAAAGGTAGTTTAAGCATCAGACAGCCCTAAAATGATGAAGTGAAAGTCCTTCCACAATGCAAAATCAGGAAAAGTCATAAACATGCCGTCGTCTCAAACTCATCTGTTAAAATTGGAGATAAATGTGCTGATTCCAGTAACCAATCAAACAGACACTCTTTTTGACTAAATCTCATCCATATGGAAATAACATATGATGAAAAAGATTATTCATTATCTCCACAAACCATTTCAAGCAATTTGTTAGTTTTGGAGTCCAGTTCAATCTTATCATCTTTAATCCTCTGAAGAAGTTTAGGGTTCTTCAAATTGGCTGCCAAATACGTCTGAAGGAGCTTTTCATATGCATTTAAATCAAGAAGTCCGAGCCTCCTCAAACACTCGCACAACCTCTCTGCCCCTTCAacatcctttgcatcttcaaaggCTTTCAGGAAAGTGTCCACTTGGTCTTGACTTAACTTCCACTCATTCCGTTTCATCCTTGAAATTGTTGTTTCTAACCACATGAGAGCAGAATCAATGTCATTGTTCTTCAAGTAGTAATCTAAGAACATATCACCAGTCTTGAAATCAGGAACAGCGCCCCTTTCCGAAGCTTTCTCCCAAACCCGCTGCGCTTGTTGAATCATATTGTTTCTCAAATACGAACCTATCATCACATTTGTCACCCACACATCAGAGTTCCCGCTAACAGATTCCCATTCTTCATATAAATCTTGCTGGCCATTGATATCATCAAGTTTGTCTAGGGACCGCAGCATAATGAGATAGCTAACATTGGTAGGTTTTCGAAAGACAGTTTTATAGGACTTCCATATTCTCTTCACCTCCTCTAAATTGTCAATCCTTGAATATAAGCTGATTAAAAAATGATAAGGCTCATGATCTCGACCACGTATAAGCTTTTCAAGCTTCTGAAGCGCACTCGCAGCTTTCGTCATTAGACCAGCTGAACAGTAAATGGAAGCTAAGGTACTGTATGCAGACCATctcaacttaatttttttatcctCCTCTGCTTCTTTTATAACTCGTTCTACTGATTCAATGTCATTCAATGAGGCATAGCAGTTCATCAGGATGGAGCATGTAATCGAATCTGGAACTACGTTATCTGACTTCATCTCTTGGTACTGGGTGAGAGCCTTCTCATGCTGGCCCAACCGCATATAAAGGGACATTAAGTTGAAATGGACCTGAGGATATGAGGTAATGTTCAGCATCTTCATTTCATTGTAAAGAGAAAAAGCTTTATCAGCATTCTTATTTTTCTCTGAGCAATAACTACTCAAAAGGGCTCCATATGTGTGCTTATTTTTGGCTTGTACAGGCAAGTCGGAAAAGTATTTCTCTGCTGCTTCGATACCCCTGACTTTAGCAATGAGGCCAAGCTGCATTGCATGATTGATGTAAgtcatttttgtatttttgttgttTACCATCCACTCCATGAgctgtcaaaaaattaaaacatgaatgaaATTAAAAATCCCATGAGGAAATTAAAACAAATGAATTACATGTAATGAGACCAAGAAACAGAAATTGAaatagacaacactaatcatgtaaTTGATCTTTATCTTTGTGAAAAAATTAGTGCTTTTTGGTCACCAACACATGGCAATTTCATGCCAACCTACAAAAAacatacaaaattattttaacactcAAGCAAAGGACCAAAATCAAAAGTCACATTTTTTGTCACCAACAAGTGACATTTTCATACCAACTTACCAAACTTTACATTTAATTATACAAAATTACTTCTAAACATTTAGTAACGGGGAAAAACTAAGTAAGGAACAAACAACTAACAGGGCAGATTATCCACCAAGAAGTAATTAGGATGTCAAATTTATTAATCACACAGGTGAAATGTTCTACTGAACAAAGAAGGCTGGATCCCCTCAATaagaatttcaaataaattataaCTTCTCATGTCATTTTAGAGAGAATGTTTTTATTCTCCTGCACATATCTACtttctcttgttgtttatttAATATTTCAACCGCTCTTCATTGTAATCACTTGAAGATGAATTAGATTATCATAGATTAATATCGACCTCCAGCCCGTAGATCATATGTGACACATCTGTCATTCATCTGCAGGACTTCTATTCAAGGCCGGGTTACTTCCCTCCGAGCTCTCCGGGCCAGCTACATGACTTTATCCCTCCACGGAGGGCTTGTGTTTTGTTGAAACttttagcattttgagcatcaatcgAGTGACCCCTAAACTATGGTATCTACACCGCCTACATCAACACAAGTTTTCTTCCCTTCAATTTTCCAACTATAATATACCAACTCACGCCCTCATAAAGGAAAAAAGATGGGTCATTCTCTGTATAGTTTTCAGAATCAATGTTACATAAGCCAGTAATGGTGTTTAGGAACCCTAAACTTATACTGTACATAGCCTGGAGaagtaaaaaaataatcaaaacacACCATCCTTTACTCAGGTAAGAAGATGAGTGCATAAAGCTGAAAGGGAATGGCAAAAAAGGAGCTTTTATTACCTCAAGGGCGTGCGCGTGGCGCTGGTACCTGCGGAGTTCCTTAACGTACCTAGTCAGCTCATCCGCGCACACAGACCTCCCTTCCTTCACCCACTTATCCAGCGTCCTCGTCACACTCCCCTCTGGAGCTCTCCCCAGAGCCGACAGACGGCGGTACAGTACATTCGGATCCTTCTTTTCTTTAGTCCTGACCGCCGTAGCTCCAGCCGCGTCGGCTGTCAAAGATGTCGCAGCGGCCGCCGCACAGAATCTCATCTTGGTCGCCGCGGCCGACCAAAGCAAGTGTAGTCGGACGGAGCGCTTCGCCGTGATCATTTTTTCCAACTGGCGAGCTTCGATGATTGCAGGCGGCGACGCTGCTAGGGTTTTAAACACTGTTGAGAGGGTTTAGGTCTTCGCAGTCAACTCGGATCATATCAGATATCACCTTAGCAAATTTCCCAGACTGCACTTCTATTTTTCTTAATTTACAAATCTTTCCTGAAACTTTTCATTTGTGACATTtacatataattttatttatttagtaaaaCATTACTAGAATGCTTATAGGAATAATTCAGATAGCTATCTAGATCCACGTGAGAGggtttatttattataattttatttatttattttcactgGTGAGAGGGTTTATTTGAAATATGGATCCACGTGAGTTCATCATAAAATGATCTATCTAGATCCGCAATCCGTATAATTCAGATAGCTTGGATCTActtttaaatagattatttaaattttttagtaaGATGGATCAATCGCTCCAAAATTTAGAgtgtgaaatttaaaataatattgctagtttaaaaaacctttttaaacTGTAAATTATTTATCAGTTCATCCCTATTACATTCACAAACTATATGATAGAAAACATTATCTTTTACaactaatttttttctaaaatatatgCAATTAACTGTATGTAATTGATAAAAAACTATAGGTTTTAAAGTTATTTCAATAACCATATCAGATATGAAGGATTCACAACAACTGATGCCTTCAACAATTCAAATCAAATGATACATAATATGCATATTATGTCAAACCTGGAAATAAGGATTTTCAACCTCAAGACCAGCTGGTTCAGTTGATAAATACATAGGATAATGGCCGTAGTGATTTAGGGTCAAAATTCGATAGAGAATTTCATCATCTTTATGGGCCTCCGTCCATGTACTTGTCAATTTTGATTCATGCTGAACTCTCTCTTAATGGTGTGAGACAGTTGTGAGGGGCACTAATGTGGAGATACCATATTAGAAATAAGGATTGTTGCTCCCGGATGACAACCCTAAAAATATTAGCCGCTTGAATGACTCTCAACGAGCACTTCTTAATTTACATGGTGGCTGATAGAAAACTTTCGTAAATCCAAACTAATCACCTTCATAATTCGTCGGTTCAAAGAGTTAGTTGAATTATCAAAACCAAAAAAATTTGACCCTCCAAAATACAATACAACGGCAAAGTATACATACAGTCTTTTAAACACTCACAATTCAATTCTCAACTACAACACATTATAAAGTATTTTTCTccgataaaataaaaaatctagaaCGTTGAATTGATGGACCACCCACCACTTGCACTTCCAAATTTACTCTGCTGATCATGAAAATTTTACGTGAAATCAAATCAATGacctttaactttaaaattagccgattcaaaattaaatactaggttaaaaaaatagaaacaaggaTTTTCTCAAGTCTAATCCAATGCTTTGTCCAATTTTCCTTTAATTAACAAACCATGAGCATAAAAAGAAGCTCAAGTATCAGACAACACTAGTTTTATGAAGTGAGAGTCACCTCAACAATACAAAATCAGGAAAAGTCATGAACTGATCAGCATGCCCTCATCTCAAATTCATCTATTGAAATTGGTGACATGTGCTGATTCCAGTCACCAATCAAACAGACACTCTTTTCGACTAAATCTCATCCAAATGGAAATTACATATGATGAAAAAGATTATTCATTATCTCCACAAACCATTTCAAGCAATTTGTTAGTTTGGGAGTTCAGTTCAATCTCATCATCTTTAATCCTTTGGCGAAGCTTAGGGTTCTTCAAATTGGCTGCCAAATACGTTTGAAGGAGCTTTTCATATGCATTTAAATCAAGATGTCCGAGCCTCCTCAAACACTCGCAAAACCTCTCTGCCCCTTCAACATCCTTTGCGTCTTCAAAGGCTTTCAGAAAAGTGTCCACTTGATCTCGACTTAACTTCCACCTATCCTGTTTCCCACTCGAAGATGAAGCAGCAGTTTCTAACCACACAAGAGCAGAGTTCATATCATTCTTCTGCAAGAAGTGGTCTAAAAACATAAAACATGTTTTGAAATTTGGAATGGCACCCCTTTTTGAAGATTTCTCCCAAAGGGACTGAGCTTGTTGAATCATATCTTTTCTCAAATATGAACCAATCAACGAGTTTGCCAACCTTACATCAAAGAGTGTGCAAACAGATTGCCATTCTTCATACAAATCTTGTTGCCCACTTAAATCATCAAGTTTATCAAGGGCCTGAAGCATGTTGAGATAGCTCAAGTTGGAAGGTTTTGGAAAGATAGTCTTGAGGGACTTCCATATTCTTTTCACCTCTTCTACATTGTTAATCTTTGCATATAAACTTATCAAGTAATGATAAGGCTTATGATCTCGGGCATATATAAGTGTTTCAAGCTTCTTGAG from Zingiber officinale cultivar Zhangliang chromosome 6B, Zo_v1.1, whole genome shotgun sequence carries:
- the LOC121991697 gene encoding pentatricopeptide repeat-containing protein At1g60770-like, which codes for MITAKRSVRLHLLWSAAATKMRFCAAAAATSLTADAAGATAVRTKEKKDPNVLYRRLSALGRAPEGSVTRTLDKWVKEGRSVCADELTRYVKELRRYQRHAHALELMEWMVNNKNTKMTYINHAMQLGLIAKVRGIEAAEKYFSDLPVQAKNKHTYGALLSSYCSEKNKNADKAFSLYNEMKMLNITSYPQVHFNLMSLYMRLGQHEKALTQYQEMKSDNVVPDSITCSILMNCYASLNDIESVERVIKEAEEDKKIKLRWSAYSTLASIYCSAGLMTKAASALQKLEKLIRGRDHEPYHFLISLYSRIDNLEEVKRIWKSYKTVFRKPTNVSYLIMLRSLDKLDDINGQQDLYEEWESVSGNSDVWVTNVMIGSYLRNNMIQQAQRVWEKASERGAVPDFKTGDMFLDYYLKNNDIDSALMWLETTISRMKRNEWKLSQDQVDTFLKAFEDAKDVEGAERLCECLRRLGLLDLNAYEKLLQTYLAANLKNPKLLQRIKDDKIELDSKTNKLLEMVCGDNE